GCAATACATATACACAGGAAATTGTTGTTGTAAATCCACGCAAGCTAAACTTGCAGAAATCTTCAAGAAACAGTATTTGTCATAATGGTACCTCCGTAGTCAAGAAGTTGTCTAGCCCACCAAAGTCGACCCTCGGATTTACAGCTGCGAGCCTCATTGACAAGTACTGAAACAATCAAAATTACCAAACAACAATGACATGAGTGAACATCTTAAGGTAAATGGGTTATTTGGGACTTAAGGTAtcataagcaaaaaaaaaaaaaaagaacagttaCCTCAACTTGCCTTTGAAGAGATTGGACATGATTGATGATCTCATCCAGTACCAGTGCTGTTCCTGATACCTGCTACAAAAAACAGATCAAACAACTGTTGTCGATAAAGTAATTACTTTTCCTGAGTTACTACAATAAAACAATGAATCTcatgatggaaaaaaaaaacaattcaaaaCTATGACAAAACCACATAAAGTTTAACCTCAGTTTTGGATATAAAGAATGGAGCTACCACTATAAAACAAGAACATGAAACAAAATAGCAGCAGCAGTTTGGTTGCAGAATCCAAGTGCAGAAGTTGGTGCATAGTACTACTCTtcatttttttcaaagtttgaAATGTGATCTTAAAATAGGCCTGTTTACGACTGTTAAGTTAATTAGTTAGAGAAGCTCTAAGCATATACAACAAAACCACCAGCTTATATTGGCAGTAATGTACTGGTTTGTTTAAGACAATGGCCCTCATAAATCCCACAGCGGATTGACCAATACAATCATTCACAGTGATGGACACCTCCAGCCCAAAGGCTGCTGTCCTTTCAGTAAAAATAATAGTCAAACTACCGCACCAATACAACAGGCTAATCACTTCCACATGAATTCATAGTTAATGAAGACCAACCAATACTCCCCAATGGTAAACTACCCTCACAGCCTTACTTCCACAATCCAACACCCAGAGATGCCAACCCATAAGCACACATTATTGCGTGTGCAATAGGGATAGCAACATTccaaagtgagagagagagagatggagatatGGAGATGGACTCATTGCAGCATTACAGCGACCAAACATACAAGCCCCCCTCCATTAAGCTACCGTCCTCCGGTGTCTTTTAAAGTGGCTGCCACATTCTGCCCAGACAACCCACCACCAAGGGCCAAACCCCATCCCCTCACCCTCTCGAGTTAGGTACACCGGATCAAGGTGTCTCCCTTATCATCCACAAGGGCCAAGGGAACCAAACCAAATGCCATATTATCCACCACGCCCACTTCTCCTCCGTCGTGCAATGCAACTCGCCCATATGGACATGTCGCCATGCCTTGCCAGAGCGAAGGATAAACTCCGCACCACCACGTTTAAGATCGCATTGTATTGGATCGAGCTGTGAATTTGCAAGAAATGAGCCAAGCAGACTgaccatgctgctgctgctgcacaccAACGCTTGGCATTACTCTTTGTTGGACTCCTAGTGTGCCTTTGGACCGAACAGAAACAGCTATGCGATGACAAATTTCACTAAGCCATCAAAAGCAGTAAAAAGACCACCGAaagcaggaaaaaaaaggagtgtACTTTGCACAAAACTCCTTGGCAATTGTATCCTTCCAAAGGCAAAAGCTGGAAGAAGTTTATCTCTTAGAAAAACTCAGCAAAATAAATTTGTAGAAGAAATTCGAAGCCAAGAAGATATTGCTGACCTTACTGCATCCGGGGACCAGCTCCTTGAGAAGCTCCATCCTCGCATTGATCTTCTCGCGTCTCGCCTGTTTatcacccaaaaaaaatgataataataatgtcataaaAAATCCAAGAGGAAACGaataattaagtaattaacGAGGAAAGCAACCCCTGAAAAGGCACTAAAACAGCGACGTCGCCACGTCCTAATTACCCAATCATTGCCTAATCCACAGCTcgttaaattaaattaaacccCACAAATCTAATCCCGCGAGGAGATTGGCTTAAGGTTTAGcgagtgattaattaagtggGTGATTAGCGGCGAGcctgccggcgacggcgaactcACGAACTCACCCGCTCGGCGAGGCTGTGGCTGTCGGTGGCTTGCCCTCTTCTCGCCCTCACGTGCACGTACGCCGGCttctcgtcctcgccgccgtcgccaccgtcctcgccgctcgccgccgtcttcccctTCTTCGCAGCCGCCTTCCCCTGCAGCGGAATCCAAAGGAGAGACGAAATGAGAAACGAAGCCGAGGGGAAAGCAGCggagtgcgcgcgcgcgcgcgacgcgacGAGACGAGATACCTTGGAGGCGGGGTCGGGCTTGcgcttggaggaggaggaagggggagggggaggaggaggcggcggggagggcggcgaaggGGAGGCGAACGCGGAGAACCGGGCTGCGCGGTCGACGAGGTGCGGGTCGGCGGGGAAcgcgggcgggggcggcggcgcggaggcggcggcggtggggagaaGGAGCTCCATCGCCTGGGAGGTCGGGAGCCCCAGCAGCGCGGTGAAGGAGCCCCCGCTGCCTCCACCGTTGGAGGAagagcgcgcggcggaggcgagcggcgggtgGATCTCGCCCACGGCGGAGGAgaggtccggcggcggcggcggggaatgGTGGCGCATTGGCGCGGAGGcgagagacggcggcggcgaagttggggacgaggaggaggccggagGCGAGGGGGGTGGGGGAGAATAGTGGAGGTATTTATAGAGGTCGGCGTCGCGATGTGCTTTGCTTTCTCTTTGCCTTTCGCTTCGCTCTCGGCCTCTCTCGGCGCGAGTAAGgcaaaggaggaagaagaagagcagggagagagatgggattTTTATTTACTGTTTTTTCACTATCTTTttcactgtttttttttactactaCTGGTACTcgctccgtctcaaaatataattatgtttGGACTCTGACACAGTCTTCGAGatactactttgaccaacaatatctataaaagtaaggtGTTTTAAATAAAAGACTTACATATTACTAtactttaatgataaatctagtaccatcaattttacatgattgatatttttaattttttattattaatggttaaagttaaaaatgtttgacttaccactattatattttaggattaagatttatattttaggacggagggagtagcatatactccctccatcctataatatagcAACATAGTACCGGACGAAACActtcatagtacaacgaatccgAATATGcttcctgtccagattcgttgtactataaagTGTCCCATCTAattctagattgctatattatgggatggagggagtagtatttttttttcttttctttttagggTGTACAATATCCTACTcccttc
The Oryza sativa Japonica Group chromosome 6, ASM3414082v1 DNA segment above includes these coding regions:
- the LOC4341525 gene encoding transcription factor bHLH48 isoform X4, translating into MRHHSPPPPPDLSSAVGEIHPPLASAARSSSNGGGSGGSFTALLGLPTSQAMELLLPTAAASAPPPPPAFPADPHLVDRAARFSAFASPSPPSPPPPPPPPPSSSSKRKPDPASKGKAAAKKGKTAASGEDGGDGGEDEKPAYVHVRARRGQATDSHSLAERARREKINARMELLKELVPGCSKLLPLEGYNCQGVLCKVSGTALVLDEIINHVQSLQRQVEYLSMRLAAVNPRVDFGGLDNFLTTEVTWPDMGVHGARNLMQLQQQFWHGDLAHPLQPPSQWEKRTDTNPPVFSNSSSSLFGYDLASSGAPAQTGNKLKTEL
- the LOC4341525 gene encoding transcription factor bHLH48 isoform X1, with the translated sequence MRHHSPPPPPDLSSAVGEIHPPLASAARSSSNGGGSGGSFTALLGLPTSQAMELLLPTAAASAPPPPPAFPADPHLVDRAARFSAFASPSPPSPPPPPPPPPSSSSKRKPDPASKGKAAAKKGKTAASGEDGGDGGEDEKPAYVHVRARRGQATDSHSLAERARREKINARMELLKELVPGCSKLLPLEGYNCQGVLCKVSGTALVLDEIINHVQSLQRQVEYLSMRLAAVNPRVDFGGLDNFLTTECGRITGLNYKNGMDLEQVTWPDMGVHGARNLMQLQQQFWHGDLAHPLQPPSQWEKRTDTNPPVFSNSSSSLFGYDLASSGAPAQTGNKLKTEL
- the LOC4341525 gene encoding transcription factor bHLH48 isoform X6, whose product is MRHHSPPPPPDLSSAVGEIHPPLASAARSSSNGGGSGGSFTALLGLPTSQAMELLLPTAAASAPPPPPAFPADPHLVDRAARFSAFASPSPPSPPPPPPPPPSSSSKRKPDPASKGKAAAKKGKTAASGEDGGDGGEDEKPAYVHVRARRGQATDSHSLAERARREKINARMELLKELVPGCSKVSGTALVLDEIINHVQSLQRQVEYLSMRLAAVNPRVDFGGLDNFLTTEVTWPDMGVHGARNLMQLQQQFWHGDLAHPLQPPSQWEKRTDTNPPVFSNSSSSLFGYDLASSGAPAQTGNKLKTEL
- the LOC4341525 gene encoding transcription factor bHLH48 isoform X3, whose translation is MRHHSPPPPPDLSSAVGEIHPPLASAARSSSNGGGSGGSFTALLGLPTSQAMELLLPTAAASAPPPPPAFPADPHLVDRAARFSAFASPSPPSPPPPPPPPPSSSSKRKPDPASKGKAAAKKGKTAASGEDGGDGGEDEKPAYVHVRARRGQATDSHSLAERARREKINARMELLKELVPGCSKVSGTALVLDEIINHVQSLQRQVEYLSMRLAAVNPRVDFGGLDNFLTTECGRITGLNYKNGMDLEQVTWPDMGVHGARNLMQLQQQFWHGDLAHPLQPPSQWEKRTDTNPPVFSNSSSSLFGYDLASSGAPAQTGNKLKTEL
- the LOC4341525 gene encoding transcription factor bHLH48 isoform X5 codes for the protein MRHHSPPPPPDLSSAVGEIHPPLASAARSSSNGGGSGGSFTALLGLPTSQAMELLLPTAAASAPPPPPAFPADPHLVDRAARFSAFASPSPPSPPPPPPPPPSSSSKRKPDPASKGKAAAKKGKTAASGEDGGDGGEDEKPAYVHVRARRGQATDSHSLAERARREKINARMELLKELVPGCSKQVSGTALVLDEIINHVQSLQRQVEYLSMRLAAVNPRVDFGGLDNFLTTEVTWPDMGVHGARNLMQLQQQFWHGDLAHPLQPPSQWEKRTDTNPPVFSNSSSSLFGYDLASSGAPAQTGNKLKTEL
- the LOC4341525 gene encoding transcription factor bHLH48 isoform X2, encoding MRHHSPPPPPDLSSAVGEIHPPLASAARSSSNGGGSGGSFTALLGLPTSQAMELLLPTAAASAPPPPPAFPADPHLVDRAARFSAFASPSPPSPPPPPPPPPSSSSKRKPDPASKGKAAAKKGKTAASGEDGGDGGEDEKPAYVHVRARRGQATDSHSLAERARREKINARMELLKELVPGCSKQVSGTALVLDEIINHVQSLQRQVEYLSMRLAAVNPRVDFGGLDNFLTTECGRITGLNYKNGMDLEQVTWPDMGVHGARNLMQLQQQFWHGDLAHPLQPPSQWEKRTDTNPPVFSNSSSSLFGYDLASSGAPAQTGNKLKTEL